In Zea mays cultivar B73 chromosome 7, Zm-B73-REFERENCE-NAM-5.0, whole genome shotgun sequence, the following proteins share a genomic window:
- the LOC100285816 gene encoding uncharacterized protein isoform X4 has product MWYLYIQNIRLLFFYSPLYFEFEYLFSRSWACLPMSKKRKHLDPANSLKDSEQVVASDFIRGDDLDDLLSKLIRSVEIAKASRGRLPEKIWMKQQFAIGVNDVTRVLERMPHSVTAHPAQMSSEAPTVSGQRQAPLVPLQAVLVAADCNPKWLTKHIPTLAFTRQVPVLCMKDNKGGSVRLGHVVNVRTALAIGVKAKDSVVNKTIDEFLKDSKLVANEP; this is encoded by the exons ATGTGGTATTTATATATACAAAACATAAGGCTGTTATTTTTTTACAGTCCTTTGTATTTTGAATTTGAATACCTATTTTCAAGATCCTGGGCGTGCCTGCCAATGAGCAAGAAGAGGAAGCATCTGGATCCAGCGAACTCGTTGAAAGACAGCGAACAAGT AGTCGCCTCAGATTTCATAAGAGGAGACGATCTTGATGACCTATTATCGAAGCTTATCAG GAGTGTGGAGATTGCCAAGGCTTCAAGGGGACGCTTACCAGAAAAGATATGGATGAAG CAACAATTTGCTATCGGCGTCAATGATGTCACAAGGGTTCTTGAGCGAATGCCGCATTCTGTCACTGCTCATCCTGCTCAAATGTCTAGTGAAGCACCAACTGTCTCAGGCCAACGTCAAGCTCCTTTGGTACCATTGCAG GCTGTCCTTGTAGCTGCCGACTGCAATCCCAAATGGTTAACAAAACACATACCAACACTAGCGTTTACAAGGCAGGTACCGGTATTGTGCATGAAGGACAACAAGGGAGGCTCAGTAAGGTTAGGCCATGTGGTGAATGTCAGAACAGCGCTTGCCATTGGTGTAAAG GCCAAAGATAGCGTTGTCAACAAGACTATTGATGAGTTCCTGAAAGACAGTAAACTGGTTGCCAATGAACCATAA
- the LOC100285816 gene encoding uncharacterized protein isoform X5, with translation MSKKRKHLDPANSLKDSEQVVASDFIRGDDLDDLLSKLIRSVEIAKASRGRLPEKIWMKQQFAIGVNDVTRVLERMPHSVTAHPAQMSSEAPTVSGQRQAPLVPLQAVLVAADCNPKWLTKHIPTLAFTRQVPVLCMKDNKGGSVRLGHVVNVRTALAIGVKAKDSVVNKTIDEFLKDSKLVANEP, from the exons ATGAGCAAGAAGAGGAAGCATCTGGATCCAGCGAACTCGTTGAAAGACAGCGAACAAGT AGTCGCCTCAGATTTCATAAGAGGAGACGATCTTGATGACCTATTATCGAAGCTTATCAG GAGTGTGGAGATTGCCAAGGCTTCAAGGGGACGCTTACCAGAAAAGATATGGATGAAG CAACAATTTGCTATCGGCGTCAATGATGTCACAAGGGTTCTTGAGCGAATGCCGCATTCTGTCACTGCTCATCCTGCTCAAATGTCTAGTGAAGCACCAACTGTCTCAGGCCAACGTCAAGCTCCTTTGGTACCATTGCAG GCTGTCCTTGTAGCTGCCGACTGCAATCCCAAATGGTTAACAAAACACATACCAACACTAGCGTTTACAAGGCAGGTACCGGTATTGTGCATGAAGGACAACAAGGGAGGCTCAGTAAGGTTAGGCCATGTGGTGAATGTCAGAACAGCGCTTGCCATTGGTGTAAAG GCCAAAGATAGCGTTGTCAACAAGACTATTGATGAGTTCCTGAAAGACAGTAAACTGGTTGCCAATGAACCATAA